A stretch of Flexivirga aerilata DNA encodes these proteins:
- the truA gene encoding tRNA pseudouridine(38-40) synthase TruA — MRLRIDFGYDGTDFSGWATQPGLRTVEQTLSEGLGTILRSAPPKLTVAGRTDAGVHARGAVCHVDLDPERYAALRGRSERSPADAAVTRLGGVLPPDVVVHRVREAPTGFDARFSATSRRYSYRIIDDPAAVDPLRRRDTVVVRGPLDEHAMNSAARNLLGLKDFAAFCKRREGATTVRTLLDYRWERTADGVLVATVVADAFCHSMVRSLVGAVIPVGLGRKPIEWPAQVLTAGRRDPGVTVMPPHGLCLEEVSYPPDDQLATRADAARAVRTLPEESLSNPRG; from the coding sequence ATGCGCCTGCGGATCGACTTCGGGTATGACGGGACGGACTTCTCCGGCTGGGCGACCCAGCCGGGTCTGCGCACCGTCGAGCAGACCCTCTCCGAAGGCTTGGGCACCATCCTGCGCAGCGCCCCGCCGAAGCTGACCGTGGCCGGGCGCACCGACGCCGGTGTGCACGCCCGCGGCGCCGTCTGCCACGTCGATCTCGACCCCGAGCGCTATGCCGCACTCCGGGGTCGGTCCGAGCGCAGCCCCGCCGATGCGGCCGTGACCCGCCTCGGCGGCGTGCTACCGCCCGACGTCGTCGTCCATCGGGTGCGCGAGGCGCCCACTGGTTTCGACGCGCGCTTCTCCGCGACCTCCCGGCGTTACAGTTATCGCATCATCGACGACCCGGCCGCCGTCGACCCGCTGCGCCGGCGGGACACCGTGGTCGTGCGCGGCCCGCTGGATGAGCACGCGATGAACTCCGCAGCCCGGAACCTGCTGGGACTGAAGGATTTCGCGGCGTTCTGCAAACGGCGAGAGGGCGCCACCACCGTCCGCACCCTGCTCGACTACCGCTGGGAGCGCACGGCGGACGGAGTGCTCGTCGCGACGGTCGTCGCCGACGCGTTCTGCCACTCGATGGTGCGCTCGCTCGTGGGTGCCGTCATACCGGTTGGTCTGGGGCGCAAGCCGATCGAGTGGCCGGCGCAGGTGCTCACGGCTGGGCGGCGGGACCCCGGCGTCACGGTGATGCCGCCGCACGGCCTGTGCCTGGAGGAAGTCAGTTATCCCCCCGACGACCAACTTGCGACGCGCGCCGACGCCGCGCGCGCAGTGCGCACGCTGCCGGAAGAAAGTTTGAGCAACCCGCGCGGGTGA
- a CDS encoding CHAP domain-containing protein, whose translation MLTKTGRRATSLAIAAATLTGALTAAGGTAGADQVTNFPAKVDLNGRLNIGEPADAPGHIENQYLQGTQVPVVCQQFAGADLWDKTADNTWVPDKYLTTGTDGRAPGVPDCNPAPPSAGEEPRDDFNHQTYGFAKDQCTAFAAFRIADRLGIGDFANDWRGQHFGDAGTWDDAARGAGLVVDTQPVVGGIAVNDVHKVGHVAYINKVYDDGSFDVEEYNWNTPLGYGTRSHVNISDAQADFQYVIHFK comes from the coding sequence ATGTTGACCAAGACAGGACGTCGCGCGACGTCCCTAGCAATCGCCGCCGCCACGCTCACCGGAGCGCTCACCGCAGCCGGCGGCACGGCCGGCGCCGACCAGGTCACCAACTTCCCGGCGAAGGTCGACCTCAACGGCCGCCTGAACATCGGCGAACCGGCCGACGCACCCGGCCACATCGAGAACCAATACCTCCAAGGCACCCAGGTGCCCGTCGTCTGCCAGCAATTCGCCGGCGCCGACCTGTGGGACAAGACCGCCGACAACACCTGGGTCCCCGACAAATACCTCACCACCGGCACCGACGGCCGAGCACCCGGCGTGCCCGACTGCAACCCTGCTCCACCGAGCGCCGGTGAGGAGCCGCGGGACGACTTCAACCATCAGACCTACGGTTTCGCCAAGGACCAGTGCACCGCATTCGCCGCCTTCCGGATCGCCGATCGGCTCGGCATCGGCGACTTCGCAAACGACTGGCGCGGACAGCATTTCGGTGATGCCGGCACCTGGGACGACGCCGCTCGCGGCGCCGGACTGGTCGTCGACACCCAGCCTGTCGTCGGCGGCATCGCGGTGAACGACGTCCACAAGGTCGGTCACGTCGCCTACATCAACAAGGTCTATGACGACGGATCGTTCGACGTCGAGGAATACAACTGGAACACGCCGCTTGGTTACGGCACCCGCTCGCACGTGAACATCTCCGACGCGCAAGCCGACTTCCAGTACGTGATCCACTTCAAGTGA
- a CDS encoding C40 family peptidase: MSSTKTIGTTSRPRRRLRRGICGVAVVSALAGVGAVSTGGAAHAADSHDFPAKVDLNGRLNIGEPADAPGHIENQYLQGTQVPVVCQQFAGADLWDKTADNTWVPDKYLTTGTDGRAPGVPDCNGGTTTDPVHGRNDGPAGPQDGTRDEKIARVLDAARPQVGQGLSYSWGAGGKGGPSFGIADASPGGYNDYDVFGFDCSGFTLYAYWKGAGVDITDYSGTQYDKFPKVSTSSLLPGDLVFKGAGGSDHVGIYLGDGQVAQAAPPRGTDSVRIDTFNPGEWLDTGVRPIA, encoded by the coding sequence ATGTCCAGCACAAAGACCATCGGTACGACGAGCCGTCCGCGCCGGCGACTGCGCCGCGGGATCTGCGGCGTAGCAGTCGTCAGCGCGCTCGCAGGAGTCGGAGCGGTGTCCACGGGAGGGGCGGCGCACGCGGCCGACAGTCACGACTTCCCGGCGAAGGTCGACCTCAACGGCCGCCTGAACATCGGCGAACCGGCCGATGCACCCGGCCACATCGAGAACCAATACCTCCAAGGCACCCAGGTGCCCGTCGTCTGCCAGCAATTCGCCGGCGCCGACCTGTGGGACAAGACCGCCGACAACACCTGGGTCCCCGACAAATACCTCACCACCGGCACCGACGGCCGAGCACCCGGCGTGCCCGACTGCAACGGCGGCACGACGACTGACCCCGTGCACGGCCGCAATGATGGCCCGGCGGGCCCGCAGGACGGGACCCGCGACGAGAAGATTGCACGGGTGCTCGACGCGGCACGCCCCCAGGTGGGGCAGGGGCTGAGCTACTCGTGGGGTGCCGGCGGCAAGGGTGGTCCGTCGTTCGGGATCGCCGATGCTTCGCCCGGCGGATACAACGACTACGACGTGTTCGGGTTCGACTGCTCAGGATTCACTCTTTACGCCTATTGGAAGGGCGCGGGAGTCGACATCACCGACTACTCGGGCACCCAGTACGACAAGTTCCCGAAGGTGTCGACGTCGTCGCTACTGCCCGGGGACCTCGTCTTCAAGGGCGCAGGCGGCTCCGATCACGTGGGGATCTACCTGGGCGACGGTCAGGTCGCGCAGGCCGCGCCCCCGCGCGGAACCGACAGCGTGCGCATCGACACCTTCAACCCCGGTGAGTGGCTCGACACCGGAGTGCGACCGATCGCCTGA
- a CDS encoding NBR1-Ig-like domain-containing protein yields MAHQEDAVRRARTRTEIEGFAKLLSAARQEAGEPSFRKMAATSGCISHTTLHEAVQGNRFPSWSTTEQFATALHRDPADFKPQWEAVNALLEPAQPPLPTPASHQPPEPVEDRPAVANEPDGPTRRRPPVWLIAAALALVLAVLVGSLVVWRERSGVAHPAAGNTAALLPGGIPLSPGGAHPSAYPSPTACPVADEQREIAPRVAGDHASYGADLTVPDCSTVAPGQTLHKKFTLRNSGSVAWKGRSVVRVDIPFTERSCTSELQTSVPDTRPGGEAVIEVEVTAPRHKGLCVARWMMADGGHWSFPGQRSFKTQVWVR; encoded by the coding sequence ATGGCGCACCAGGAGGATGCGGTGCGGCGTGCCCGCACCCGCACCGAGATTGAGGGCTTCGCAAAACTGTTGTCAGCTGCGCGTCAGGAGGCCGGGGAGCCGTCCTTTCGCAAGATGGCTGCGACATCGGGGTGCATCTCGCACACGACTTTGCACGAGGCGGTGCAGGGAAACCGCTTCCCGAGTTGGTCGACGACCGAGCAGTTCGCTACCGCGCTGCACCGCGACCCGGCGGATTTCAAGCCGCAATGGGAAGCCGTCAACGCGCTACTCGAACCAGCACAGCCGCCACTGCCGACGCCCGCTTCGCACCAGCCGCCGGAGCCGGTCGAGGACCGGCCGGCCGTCGCGAATGAACCGGACGGCCCGACACGGCGGCGGCCGCCGGTCTGGCTGATCGCGGCGGCTCTGGCCCTGGTGCTCGCGGTCCTCGTGGGTTCGTTGGTTGTATGGCGCGAGCGATCCGGAGTTGCGCATCCTGCTGCCGGAAACACCGCGGCGTTGCTCCCCGGTGGAATACCGCTGTCACCCGGTGGCGCCCACCCGTCGGCATACCCGTCGCCGACCGCTTGCCCGGTGGCGGACGAGCAACGAGAAATAGCGCCTCGGGTCGCCGGTGACCACGCGAGCTACGGAGCAGACCTCACCGTGCCCGACTGCAGCACGGTGGCTCCCGGTCAGACGCTCCACAAGAAGTTCACCCTGCGAAATTCGGGCTCGGTCGCCTGGAAGGGCCGGTCGGTGGTGCGCGTCGACATCCCCTTCACCGAGCGCAGTTGCACCAGCGAGCTGCAGACCTCGGTGCCCGACACTCGGCCGGGTGGCGAGGCGGTCATCGAGGTCGAGGTGACCGCACCTCGGCACAAGGGGCTGTGCGTCGCGCGGTGGATGATGGCCGACGGCGGCCATTGGTCGTTCCCGGGACAGCGGTCCTTCAAAACCCAGGTCTGGGTCCGCTGA
- a CDS encoding 5-oxoprolinase/urea amidolyase family protein has translation MAELEVVATGPQCLVQDLGRPGLAGQGVTASGAIDRVSLGQGNRLVGNEVGAAGLEVLLGGLVVRAPQDLLIAVTGAGCPVTVDGRPVAFGAPVTVRVGSELRLGQAVHGLRSYLTVRGGLEAPGRFGGSLSTDTSSGLGAKPVHAGDRIPIGQAIVAEPRVNLTIPAVSTGGEIVVEVTRGPRADRLTPASRAALTEVAWTVTSDSDRIGVRLSGFRLQLADDSALPSEPIVRGAIQVPPSGEVIVFLADHPTTGGYPVVAVVDDTDVDRLAQAPPGIRVRLQGRPGPSWPTTG, from the coding sequence GTGGCTGAGCTCGAGGTGGTCGCCACCGGCCCGCAGTGCCTCGTCCAGGACCTCGGCCGCCCGGGCCTCGCCGGACAGGGCGTCACGGCGTCCGGCGCGATCGACCGGGTGTCGCTCGGCCAGGGAAATCGGTTGGTGGGCAACGAAGTCGGCGCGGCCGGACTCGAGGTGCTGCTCGGCGGTCTCGTGGTGCGCGCGCCGCAGGACCTGCTGATCGCGGTGACGGGTGCCGGCTGCCCGGTCACCGTCGACGGCCGGCCGGTCGCCTTCGGTGCGCCGGTGACGGTGCGCGTCGGCTCCGAGCTGCGGCTGGGGCAGGCGGTGCACGGTCTGCGCAGTTATCTGACCGTGCGCGGCGGCCTGGAGGCGCCTGGCAGATTCGGCGGCTCACTGAGCACCGACACCTCCAGCGGGCTGGGCGCCAAGCCGGTGCACGCCGGTGACCGCATCCCCATCGGGCAGGCGATCGTGGCCGAGCCGCGGGTCAACCTCACCATCCCGGCCGTCAGCACCGGCGGCGAGATCGTCGTCGAGGTCACCAGGGGCCCGCGGGCCGATCGACTCACGCCGGCCTCGCGGGCAGCGCTCACCGAGGTGGCGTGGACGGTGACGAGCGACAGTGACCGGATCGGCGTGCGCCTCAGCGGTTTTCGACTGCAACTGGCGGATGACTCGGCGCTGCCGAGCGAGCCGATCGTGCGTGGCGCCATACAGGTGCCGCCAAGTGGTGAGGTCATCGTCTTCCTGGCCGATCACCCGACGACGGGCGGTTACCCGGTGGTCGCGGTCGTCGACGACACCGACGTCGACCGGCTGGCGCAGGCCCCGCCGGGCATCCGGGTGCGGCTACAGGGGCGGCCGGGGCCGAGTTGGCCGACTACCGGTTGA
- a CDS encoding 5-oxoprolinase subunit B family protein, with protein MSTGALTFDVRPYGERAVLLDLPDSGTRRAVTRWLVEHDHEGVESVPAERTILLQVGDRRVGAAGAHERLTAVLRDLREADPGDHERSEHESPVVDLDVVYDGPDLADAAEALGMSVEGLVRWHTESAWEVEFLGFMPGFGYLTRPGDTLEVPRRSSPRTRIPVGSVGLAGRYSGVYPSASPGGWQLIGTTSAVMFDPGGDGALLTPGDRVQFRVSEGTERGRG; from the coding sequence ATGAGCACCGGCGCGCTGACCTTCGACGTTCGTCCGTATGGCGAGCGCGCCGTGCTCCTCGATCTGCCCGACTCGGGGACGCGTCGCGCGGTCACCCGCTGGCTGGTCGAGCACGATCACGAAGGCGTCGAGTCGGTGCCCGCCGAGCGCACCATCCTGCTGCAGGTCGGCGATCGTCGGGTCGGCGCAGCCGGGGCCCACGAGCGACTCACCGCCGTGCTGCGCGACCTGCGCGAGGCCGATCCCGGCGACCATGAGCGGAGCGAGCACGAGTCACCGGTCGTCGACCTCGACGTGGTCTACGACGGCCCGGATCTCGCCGACGCCGCCGAGGCCCTCGGGATGTCGGTCGAGGGGTTGGTGCGGTGGCACACCGAGTCTGCGTGGGAAGTCGAATTTCTAGGGTTCATGCCGGGTTTCGGCTACCTGACCCGGCCGGGCGACACGCTCGAGGTGCCGCGCCGATCCTCACCGCGCACGCGCATCCCGGTCGGCTCGGTCGGGCTCGCCGGCCGCTACTCTGGCGTCTACCCGAGCGCGTCGCCGGGCGGCTGGCAACTGATCGGGACCACGTCGGCGGTGATGTTCGACCCGGGCGGTGACGGCGCGCTGCTGACTCCTGGCGACCGGGTGCAGTTCCGGGTGTCGGAAGGCACGGAGCGCGGCCGTGGCTGA